The DNA sequence GATCTCGGTTTGATCGTATGTAATCTGCCCAGATGTCGGTATAATATCCCGGTTAATTAGATGAAGTAAGGTTGTTTTACCAACGCCATTTGGCCCGACTAGGCCAATCCTATCGCCAGCATTTATACCGAAACTGACGTCCGACAAAACCTGCCGCCCGCCAACCTCATAACTAACTTTATTCAAATTTATCACATTAATATTATACCCTTTTAAAAAGGTGTTGACAAGTAGACCTTATTGTATTATACTTTTTACTACGCAAGCGCCCGCTTGCTAGTACCGACCAGTAGAAAGGTCCGAAAATGGGTGGAGTCAACTGTCCTCCTCCTGCGACCCAGGGAGTCTCTCCCGCGATGATGGATGCTTACGTGGACGCCTTGGCGTCCTACTCGGGCAACCTCTTCCGTGGCATCTCCCAGGTCTTCGCAGCGAACGAGATGATCGAGACGCGTGTCATCGCGCGCGACGATCAGTTCAAGGCTGTCAGCGACGTACTCGATGAGTCGCAGACCAGTCTCGCCGCCGCCAAGCTCGAACTCGGTACCGTCGCAAGCCTCTGGCAGGCGATGGGCCAGCCGCCGATCAGCTTCGCCGATCAGACGGAGACACTCCAGAAGATCTGCGACCAGCTGCCCTTCGCGGCCATCGAGCTCTCGGCCATGACCGTCGGCGTCGACGTCCAGAAGTCCCTCTGGGACTCCGGCATCACGAGCGCCATGTGCGCCATCGTCGACGACGTGACCGCGGCCATCTCGTGGCAGACCACGTTCGCCAAGTCCAGCAGTTCGCTGCTGGTCGCCACCGCCTGATCACAGGCACCGGCGGAGGGCGACACGAGTTTCACACTCTGTCGCCCTCCGTCAAGCGGAACTATGATTGAAATTATTCACACGATATCACCTGAGATTGTTATCGCTCGCGAGCAAGGATCCGAGCATTTTCGTCCAGCTGCAATTGGTCTCAAGGATGACAATTCATTAAAAACTCGCGTCGAAATGGAGCAACGAGAAATTGATTTCCAGCTCAAAAATTCGGTAGCTACTTTGGCAATTGCAGCACATTTTACAGAGCAACAGGCGCAGCAGAATGCGCAAAATGAACTGCTCGAAAGAGTGTCATTAGCATCATGGTGGGTGTATCGTTTGCCCACTACTGATTCAATAGACGTGCCACAAATTGGTGACTACCAGATCGTAACTGGCGTTGCACCTAGCATTGGTAATGGAAACGCAACTTTTACAATTATTAGGAACGATTCGGAATTTCCTTTCTTTACGCTGGGTGGTGGGTATGCGCAAGACCTCAGCAGAGCCGCAGAGAAATCGTATCTCGAAGCAGTTCAGTCTTGGACAGCAACGCGATGGCTTCGCCACAATAACATGGATTTTCCAAATTGGGATTTGAACGAACTATCAAGACGATTCAACGAGATACAAGCTGTCACAGACAGTGCACGAGAACATATTGATTTAGAATTGATGGAACCTATTACGCCAATCACGGTAAAATCTGAGGATATTTTTGTGTCATATTTTGAGGCACAAAGAAAAGATTTTTCAGGACGTTCACGTGATTACGCATCACTATCGCGTCCAGCACGACAACCAGTTGTTTTTACTGAACATAACTTTTAAGTAACAACACAAAAAAAATCGCCCCTATAATGAGGGACGATTTTCGTTTTACAATCCAGTAGTGCAAGCCTATTTCACAGTCATCTAAAGGTGAATTCTTTCCATTAATGTTATTTCGCGAATTCGTTTCGAAATAACTGGATCAACCTGGATGAACGCCGCGAATAAATTCACGAGTTCTCCTAATACTCCCTAGAAAGGAGGTAATCCATCCGCACCTTCCGGTACGGATACCTTGTTACGACTTAACCCCAATCACCAAGCTCACCTTAGGCCGAAATAAATTCGGACGTCGGGTGCTCCTGACTTTCATGGTTTGACGGGCGGTGTGTACAAGACCCGGGAACGTATTCACCGCAGCGTGCTGATCTGCGATTACTAGCGATTCCGACTTCATGCAGGCGAGTTTCAGCCTGCAATCCGAACTGGGACCGGCTTTGATGGGATTTGCTCCCCCTCGCGGGTTAGCTGCCCGTTGTACCGGCCATTGTAGGACGTTTCTAGCCCAGGACGTAAGATCAATACTGACCTGACATCATCCCCTCCTTCCTCCCCGTTACCGGGGCAGTCTGATTAGAAAAATACAACTAATCACAAGGGTTGCGCTCGTTGATGGACTTAACCAAACATCTCACGACACGAGCTGACGACGGCCATGCAGAATCTGTCACCTTGTTCAATAAAGCACTCTCTCCTTTCGGAGAAATTCAAGGGATGTCAAGCCCTGGTAAGGTTCTTCGCTTAGCATCGAATTAAAGAACATCCTCCACCGCTTGTGCGGGTCCCCGTCAATTCCTTTATGTTTTAGCCTTGCGGCCGTACTCCACAGGCGGGATGCTTAACGCGTTAGCTTTATTACTCGAGGGGTCGATACCCCAAACAATTAGCATCCATAGTTTACGGCGTGGACTACCCGGGTATCTAATCCGGTTCGCTCCCCACGCTTTCGTGCCTTAGCGTCAGAAATATCCCAGTCGCCTGCCTACGCCATTGGTGTTCCTCCTAATATCTACGGATTTCACTCCTACACTAGGAATTCCAGCGACCTCTGATACTCTCGAGTTATGCAGTTCGAATAATAGGCTATCGGTTGAGCCGATAGTTTTCATCACTCGCTTACATAACCGCCTACGCAACTCTTTACGCCCAGTCACTCCGGATAACGCTTGGACCCTACGTATGACCGCGGCTGCTGGCACGTAGTTAGCCGGTCCTTATTCATATGTTACCGTCATAGTCTTCTCATATAAAAGCAGTTTACAACCCGAAGGCCTTCATCCTGCACGCGGCATTGCTCCATCAGGCTTTCGCCCATTGTGGAATATTCCTCACTGCTGCCTCCCGTAGGAGTCTGGACCGTATCTCAGTTCCAGTCTGGCTGATCATCCTCTCAGACCAGCTACGGATCGTCGACTTGGTGAGCCATTACCTCACCAACTATCTAATCCGACGCGGGCTCCTCCCAAAGCGTTAAAACTTTAATCCGAAGACCATATGCGGTATTAGCACACCTTTCGGTGCGTTATCCCTCACTTTGGGGTGGATTCCCACGCGTTACTCAGCCGTCCGCCGCTCGCCATCACTCACAAAACCTTCCAAACGCGTGAAAGATTCAGTGAGCATGCTGCCGCTCGACTTGCATGTGTTAGGCATGCCGCCAGCGTTCATCCTGAGCCAGGATCAAACTCTCCATTAAATGCGTCACGCGAACGTGACGACTTGCTTGTAGTTTTTAACTAACATAAAAGATGTACTGACGAAATTGACTTGCACTACCAAATTGTAAATTTACCACCTGAACAGAGGTCATTCAAATAACTCTCGCATCAGACTCGTAATAGTTTATCGCATTTTAGGCGCTCCGTCAACACTTTTACAGTGTTTTGTCAGATAAAATTGTTGTAGAATTTATAACATCATCGCAAATCATCAGGATTTTTAGTAATGGGTCTCGTCGGACCGCTGTCTATATCGCTAGGTCGCTCTACTAGCTCTCGCACCTGCTCTCGTGATGATGTTTAGAACTTTGTAATAATCTCTGCGCCGTCTGGCGTGATCAACACAGTATGCTCAAAATGCGCCGACAGTGAGCCGTCTCGAGTGCGAATCGACCAACCATCGGGGTCGTCTTGGACGACTTTCCAACCGCCGAGAGTCGCCATCGGTTCAATAGCAATCGCTGCACCGACCGGTACTAGCACACCACTCCCCGCCCGACCAAAGTTCGGCACATCGGGATCTTCGTGCATCTCACGACCGATTCCATGACCGACCAAATCGCGCACGATGCCCAGTTTAGCTGCCGACAAAACACTCTCGACCGCTGCACCAATATCACCAGTTCGCACTGCGCCGTGAATCGCATCGATGCCGGCATACAGACTGCGTTCAGTAGCACTGAGTAGCATCTTTTTCGCACCTTTTGGTTCCTCGTCGACAACCATCGTAAACGCCGAGTCAGCCTTCATGCCGCCGACTTCGATCACCAGGTCAAATCCGACGACATCACCGACCTCGAACGGTTCGTCTTTCGGTACACCGTGTACAACGACATCATTCGGACTGATGCAAATCGCACCCGGAAAATTAACTTCTGGAGATTTATAGGACACTTTGGCACCACGCGCGATAATTTCATGCTCCACCCACGCGTCAATTTCCTTACCCGTTACGCCGGCATGAACCTGACCGCGTAAATCTCGAAACAATTCCGCCAATATTCGACCAGCCGCGCGAAAATCTTTGAGTTCCTGGTCGGTGAATTCTCGAAAATCGCGCACGCTCATTTTAGGCACCTTTCGCGATACCGTGCGCCACTAGTTCAGCTTCGATGCGATCATGGACTTCGCCAACCGTGCCGACGCCATCGATGTGCTCGATCGGCACATGCAGTTCGTTAAAGAGGTTCAGTAGCGGATAGATTTCGCCACGGTGAATTTGCAAACGCTTTTCGATCGTCTCCGGCGAATCTTCGCCGCGACCACGCACCGCCAATCGTTTCATAATTTCCGATTTCGGCACCTCGAGCACCACACACATTGCTATCGGGTTCTCGCCACAGCGCTCCTGCTCGTGTTTAACGAGTGCCTCGGCCTGAGCCACAGTCCGCGGATAACCATCCAAAATGACGCGGTCAACATCACCGCAAGCATGCGCCTTGTCGAGCGCCGCAAAAATAACACGATTCGTCACTTCATCTGGGATCAGCTCACCGGTTTTTAAGTATTCGAGCATTTCATGATCGGCCTGATCCCGAAAAATCTGTCCCGAGCTCAACCAACGCCAGCCGTGTCGTGCCGCCAGCATCTGACCTTGCATCGATTTGCCTGCACCTGCTGGACCGAAAAATATAATCATATTAGTTAAAGAACTCCTGTTTTAATGTCGTAACAATTTTTTCACCACTCGCCGCTAGCCCAACCTTTGCCTTGGTGGCTGCGATAATTTTGCCCATGTCTTTTTGTTCAAAGTTATTCTCGGCAATAATATCTCCGATCACCGTTCGCAGTTCATCGCTCGATAGCTGCGTTGGCAAATAAATAGACAGAATCTCGTTCTCTTTGGCTTCTTTGTCGGCACGATCCTGATCGCCAGCAGACACATATAGTTTTGCTGCATCATCGCGTTTTTTGACCTCGCGCGCTACGACGGCTTGGATTTCCTCGTCAGTGAGCCCTTCGTCGCGCTTGCCTTTGTCGACTTCCTCGTACAAAATGGCTGACTTGAGCCCGCGTAATGTCATCGTGGTGAATTCATCACGCGCCAGCATAGCGGCTTTCAAGTCGGCGGTAATTTTTTCTATCAAATTCATCTATAATCCTTTCCTATATAGTATACCAAAAAATCGTCGCTTTGGCGACGATTCTCGGGATCATATAGACGAGATAGGCTATTTATCGACTAGGTTTAGCTAGTCCCATGCGAATCTGTAAAGCTTTGTCGGCTTTGCGCTGTTCGCGAATAATAGCTGAGTCACGTCGATCGCGCTTGCTCTGTGGCTTGCTAAAACGCTGCGCAGCTTTGGCCTTTGAAACGACACCCGACTGCAATACACGGCGATTAAATCGTCGTAGCAAGTTCTCGTTCGCCTCTTTGGCATCTTTCCTCTTAACTTGAATCATACGAGCTATAGTGTAGCAGATGTCGAGACTTTTCGCAAGTCACTACTACTCAGCGATTTTATATGCCGTCACCAGCGCATTTGGACCAGTGCCCTCGGCGAGGAGTGGATGCGAGTGATTATCGATCTGGATATGACGAAATATCGCCGGATGGCTGTACATAGACGAATACACTGCCGCCTCGGCCATAGCTTTTTTCATCTGATCAGGTCGGGCAAATTGACTAAACTCCGGCTGGATGACCGCCACCTCACCGCCCTCTTTTACCGCATCGAGCGCCGCCACGAGGTCGTAAATAAAACCTGTCCGACTCTTCATGGCACCTGGTAAATTCCACATGTTTTGCGCGAAAGCGCCTTTAGCAGTAAAAAGATTAGCTGGCTTTTGCTCTAATAAATTTAGTTTTGCAGGATTGTAAGGTGAACGCTTGGCATATCGCATCGCCTCGGGCTGTTGTCGCAAAAAAGCCCAATCTATACCAATAGTAGTTCTGTCTTTTGCGCCCGGTGGATCAAATACCGTTAATTCAGACAGTGGACTATCTAGTTTAACAGTCGTCATCGCAGCTGCTATGCCTATGGCCGCGCGAGCACCAGCTGAGTTTCCGTCTAGTGTAATATTGCCATAATTGCCTAGTTCACGTTGCAAAACGCGCAACATCCATTCGCCCTGCGGAGCGAAACTGCCTGCCGCCTTCATTCTGTCGATGACTGGCCTTGGTACGAGCGACGACTCGCCAGAGCCAGCGTTGTTAACTACCATAATACGTCGATCAGGGTTAGCTGCCGCAAACGCCACGTTCTCGAACAAGCCTACTGGGTGCTCAAAATTCCCGCCGATGCCCATATTATAAACTGTAATTCCATCTTCAGGCGGAACATCGGTATTGAGGAATCCCACTTGAACCGCGCCATCCGGATGTTCGATAGTTCGAGTCGTGGCAGCTAGCTCCCTCGTTAGTTCTTTGCGTCTTTTTGCACTCGGAATATCTACGATAGGTTCGCTATCCGCGTGAGTTGTTGTTTTGCCTTTTGCATCAAAACTAGTAATCTAGGCCTCTAGTTGACCCTTGCCGAATCGGTAATCTATGGATTTCTTGCTCATCCTACATATTATACTCTATTTTTGATAAAAAGTCAATGTTGCATTGTTCGATTTTGCCTCGTTTTAGACGCCCACGTCGCATCGGAGCAACCGACTTTCGACATTCACTCGTCCGTTCCATTCGTTCTTTGTCAGCTCAACCAAGATTCTAGCCCGCTGCTGTTCGCCGTTATCATCATACGGCTCGAGCGTAAATTTACTCGCTGCACCGAACGCTATGGCTGATAACTTACGGCCATCAGTGTCTGCAAAGGTATACTTGACGTGATTATGATCACGCCCCAATACCCGCCGATCCATAACTAGAACCGGCTGAAACGCAAACACTGGACGTGCATTACTATTGCCAAAGGGTTCGAGCCCAGCTAGTTCATCGACTAATTCAATATTAATCGCCGAAAAATCTGCTAGTTCTATGTCAGGATCCGGATAGAGAAAACGCCGCTGATCTGCTAGCTCTAATGATGCGTAAAAGTTTTGAACCTCTGCTCGCCACTTTTCTATGTGCTCGGTACGAATTGTTAGCCCGCCCGCCGCTAAATGTCCGCCGCCCTTTTCTAACAAATCGGCCGTGTGATGAATGACTTTCGCCATGGAAAACTCGCCAAAACTCCGTCCGCTGGCTTTACTAAACTCCGAGCCTTTCGACATAACAAAAGCCGGCCGTTCGAACTTTTCCACGATTTTTGACGCCACAATACCAATCACACCTTCGTGCCAATCATCACCCGCTACCACTGCTACTGGATCGTCCAAAACGACTTGCGACGAAGCCTGAACGAATATCTCCTCCTGGACTTTGCGCCGCTCGCGGTTTAGGTCATCGAGCTTTTCCGCTAGTTCTAATGCCCGAAAAGTATCGTCCGTTTTGAATAGTTCTAGCGCCATCTCGGCGGTCTCGAGTCGTCCCGCCGCATTGAGCCGCGGCCCCAGCACAAACCCGAGCGTCTCGGCCGTCACATTATTTTGATCAACACCGGCCTTGGCGAGGAGCGCCCTGAGCCCAACCCTACGCGTCTTTTTTAGTACCTCCAGACCCCAATAGACATTAGCGCGATTTTCATCGATCAAGCCCACAATGTCGCACACTGTACCGAGCGCCACCAGGTCGAGGAGCCACTTTTCCTGACCATTCGAGAGTCCTTCTAGTTCAGTTTGACAAGCTTGAACCAATTTGAACGCCATACCGCAACCCGCCAGATCATTAAACGGATATTTGCTGTCTTGGCGCTTCGGGTTCAAAACCGCAATGGCATCCGGTAACGAGTCACCTGGTGCATGGTGATCGGTCACAATCACGTCAACGCCGAGCTCCTTGGCCCGAGCAATCTCTTTGATCGATAGCGTCCCGTTATCGACTGTGATAATCAGTTTGGTACCATCTGCCGCTAGCTGCTCAATGGCCTCAATATTGAGACCATAGCCTTCGGTAAAGCGATCTGGTGTGTAGGTTTCCACATCTAGGCCGAATTTTCGAAGACTCTCCCACAAAATCACCGTTGCTGTCATGCCGTCAATATCATAATCGCCGTAAATAGTGACTTTTTGCCTATTTTTTAGCGCTTTTTTAATACGCGCCACCGCCTGTTTCATGTCGGGAAACAAAAACGGATCGTGTTTAGCCGCCGCATAATCTGGATGCAAAAAAGCTTGCTGCGAAGCCGCGCCCTCTACACCACGACGCTTGAGGATTTCTTTGATAAGTGGTGAAACTACCCCTGATTTCATGATGCTATTGTAGCATACGAGGAATCTACCAGAGTAGCCATCTCTGTTGACTCAACATCGATAAAGTGTTACTATCTACGGCTATGAATAAGCATCCCGATAATCGCAACCCGCGTAAACCTTCCTCGGCCAAAGAACGCGAGGCAGAGCACCAAGCCAAAGTACGAGCTAAAAAGGCTGAACGTGTTGCAGATGCAGCAATCCTGCGTCATCTCTTTGGTGGATTTACCCATCAACCACCGGATCTGTATAGCACTATAAATAATGACCAACGCCTCGTAGGCGACGTCGCACCACAACTGGCAGAGCTCGTCGATCTACGACCAGAGCTCCTAACAGCCGCCCGGGCAGTCCTACAAGGACGTATTGAACTCGCTAACGAGCAACATATCAAGACTATCGGCACCAAGAGCGAAGAAACCTCGGAATCCACTACCCGATCGGCCTCTCAAACCTTGCGCGGTGCGATCAAACAAATAGACCGTGAGTCGTCTCTCCGGTCTAACAACTAATTTATTCTGTTAGGTTACGATTTTTAGTATTAGCGAGTTGCTGTGACTTGATAACGATAGCCTGGAGTTCTTTGAATATCGGAAAGCTCTTGTTGGTCGAGTAGAGACGAGTGTTGCCCTGTTTTTCAGTAGTGAGAAAACCGCTCTTTTCTAGCCGTTTCAGCTCGCGCTGAATGTTACCTGGGTCTTCTTTGATGAGCTTTGCAAGCCCACGAACGTGAGTTTTAAAATCTGGATATTTAGCGTAAACCACGATTATTTTGCGGCGCACACGCGATGTAATAAATACATCAAGCATTATCATTCCCCTTCCTTTAGTCCGTCAAGTCATTTAGCGCCATAGCAGCGTCTTGCCAAATATTCTAACAAAATCCGCATCGACAATCAATACTTTTTTACAACGAAATTACTTCCAGCCTAGAATTGTGCTGTTGGCCATGTCTCGTATCATCTGAGCATCTGGCATATCGTCGATATCATAATAGTGACTGGTCGAAATGTAATTTGGAGTCACCGACAAGATATGCAGTTCGTCGACCAGAATGTGAGCTTTGTCGAGCGCGGCCAAGCCAATGATTGGCGCTGCGAGGATAATTTTGTTGACACCAACTGGTTTTAGCCATTCCACCGCTGCATCTAGCGGGGTGCCCGACGACAAGCCGTCACTCACCAAAATTACATTACGATGCCACAAAGCCTGTGGGTCAATCGTACCACCATCGCCGAGCAGCCAGTTGAGATGGCTATCAGCCTCGCGCATCTGATCTTCGAGCTCGCCTTTGTATTCACCATAATAATATTCCGCCTCCGACTCGCTGAGATCCGGATTCTTTGCCACGACGCCGCCCGGCATCACCGTGGCATAATCAATCGACTCATCGTGGATTCTAATCGTTTCGGAAACTAACTGTTGCAACGTGGTGTGTAGGTAAATTGCGATCTGATAACCAACCGCCATACCGCCTTCGTCTAGCGCTATCACCGCCATATCCTGATAGCGATATTGATCAATTAATTCAGACGCTAATTTAGCACCCGCCACTGCCCTCGATTCGAAATACATAAGCATTATTGTAACAGATTTATCGGCTATATAATAGATAGTTCTATCGTTACAGAGTATAATGATTACTATGAAATTCTATGAGGTTTCACCTGTCGGTATTGTCGGCAAAGATTTTGACGTCCTCACCTATAGCTGGCCAGAGGCTATTCGCCCCGGACGAGTCGTCGAAATCGAGGTTGGATCGCGCCTTTTTGTAGGCGTGGTGATTGCGACGGTCGATGAACCATCGTTCAAGGTCAAACCTATCTCGCGGCTATTATTCAACCGCCCT is a window from the Candidatus Saccharibacteria bacterium genome containing:
- the map gene encoding type I methionyl aminopeptidase translates to MSVRDFREFTDQELKDFRAAGRILAELFRDLRGQVHAGVTGKEIDAWVEHEIIARGAKVSYKSPEVNFPGAICISPNDVVVHGVPKDEPFEVGDVVGFDLVIEVGGMKADSAFTMVVDEEPKGAKKMLLSATERSLYAGIDAIHGAVRTGDIGAAVESVLSAAKLGIVRDLVGHGIGREMHEDPDVPNFGRAGSGVLVPVGAAIAIEPMATLGGWKVVQDDPDGWSIRTRDGSLSAHFEHTVLITPDGAEIITKF
- a CDS encoding nucleoside monophosphate kinase, which translates into the protein MIIFFGPAGAGKSMQGQMLAARHGWRWLSSGQIFRDQADHEMLEYLKTGELIPDEVTNRVIFAALDKAHACGDVDRVILDGYPRTVAQAEALVKHEQERCGENPIAMCVVLEVPKSEIMKRLAVRGRGEDSPETIEKRLQIHRGEIYPLLNLFNELHVPIEHIDGVGTVGEVHDRIEAELVAHGIAKGA
- a CDS encoding GatB/YqeY domain-containing protein; translated protein: MNLIEKITADLKAAMLARDEFTTMTLRGLKSAILYEEVDKGKRDEGLTDEEIQAVVAREVKKRDDAAKLYVSAGDQDRADKEAKENEILSIYLPTQLSSDELRTVIGDIIAENNFEQKDMGKIIAATKAKVGLAASGEKIVTTLKQEFFN
- a CDS encoding 30S ribosomal protein S21; this encodes MIQVKRKDAKEANENLLRRFNRRVLQSGVVSKAKAAQRFSKPQSKRDRRDSAIIREQRKADKALQIRMGLAKPSR
- the recJ gene encoding single-stranded-DNA-specific exonuclease RecJ, with amino-acid sequence MKSGVVSPLIKEILKRRGVEGAASQQAFLHPDYAAAKHDPFLFPDMKQAVARIKKALKNRQKVTIYGDYDIDGMTATVILWESLRKFGLDVETYTPDRFTEGYGLNIEAIEQLAADGTKLIITVDNGTLSIKEIARAKELGVDVIVTDHHAPGDSLPDAIAVLNPKRQDSKYPFNDLAGCGMAFKLVQACQTELEGLSNGQEKWLLDLVALGTVCDIVGLIDENRANVYWGLEVLKKTRRVGLRALLAKAGVDQNNVTAETLGFVLGPRLNAAGRLETAEMALELFKTDDTFRALELAEKLDDLNRERRKVQEEIFVQASSQVVLDDPVAVVAGDDWHEGVIGIVASKIVEKFERPAFVMSKGSEFSKASGRSFGEFSMAKVIHHTADLLEKGGGHLAAGGLTIRTEHIEKWRAEVQNFYASLELADQRRFLYPDPDIELADFSAINIELVDELAGLEPFGNSNARPVFAFQPVLVMDRRVLGRDHNHVKYTFADTDGRKLSAIAFGAASKFTLEPYDDNGEQQRARILVELTKNEWNGRVNVESRLLRCDVGV
- a CDS encoding winged helix-turn-helix transcriptional regulator — translated: MLDVFITSRVRRKIIVVYAKYPDFKTHVRGLAKLIKEDPGNIQRELKRLEKSGFLTTEKQGNTRLYSTNKSFPIFKELQAIVIKSQQLANTKNRNLTE